In Flavobacterium endoglycinae, one DNA window encodes the following:
- a CDS encoding ABC transporter ATP-binding protein has translation MKELSYLNKYFIKYKYSFSLGILITIIAQIFFLFTPKLVSHSFDVIEKFLKLSESDRHSSIIANFYKEDLIHNIFLIIGSAIVGGFLTFLMRQTLIVMSRHVEFDLKNEVFKQYENLSQNFYKQNRTGDLMNRISEDVSKVRMYVGPAVMYTINTFIRFAIVLLYMYNVSPLLTLYTILPLPILSYCIFKLSSEINKRSTTFQQYLSKVSSFTQEIFSGIRVIKAYSLENQHQNNMVDLAEESKRKSLDLAKVQSLFGPLMIALIGISNLVVIYFGGVMYINGTIPNIGTIAEFILYVNMLTWPVASLGWVSSMVQEAEASQKRLNEFLKIEPEIKNNNHNSSEINGEIAFRNVSFTYEDTNIEALKNVSFTVKKGETLAILGKTGSGKSTILSLLSRLYDVSEGEITIDNKEISTLNLNDLRNSVGIVPQDAFLFSDTIKNNIKFGNQNATDEEVIAAAKSAVVHDNIIAFNKQYDTILGERGITLSGGQKQRVSIARALIKNPAILLFDDCLSAVDTETEEIILNNLFEFCKNKTTIIVSHRVSSAKNADKIIILEDGEIIQQGSHNQLINQEGYYAALYLKQLSEKELL, from the coding sequence ATGAAAGAATTAAGCTATTTAAATAAATATTTCATCAAATATAAATACAGTTTTTCTCTTGGTATTTTAATCACCATAATCGCACAAATTTTCTTTTTGTTTACTCCAAAGCTGGTCAGCCACTCATTTGATGTCATTGAAAAATTTTTAAAATTATCAGAATCAGATCGTCACTCATCTATTATAGCTAATTTTTACAAGGAAGATTTAATTCATAACATCTTCTTAATCATAGGAAGTGCGATCGTAGGAGGATTTTTAACCTTTTTAATGCGTCAGACTTTAATTGTCATGTCTCGCCATGTTGAATTTGATTTAAAAAATGAGGTTTTCAAACAATATGAAAATCTTTCGCAGAATTTCTACAAGCAAAACCGTACCGGAGATTTAATGAATCGTATTAGCGAAGACGTTTCAAAAGTGAGAATGTATGTGGGACCAGCTGTAATGTATACCATTAATACTTTTATTCGTTTTGCGATTGTACTATTATATATGTATAATGTTTCGCCTTTGCTAACCCTTTACACCATTCTTCCTTTACCTATATTATCGTATTGTATTTTTAAACTAAGTTCTGAAATCAATAAACGAAGCACGACTTTTCAGCAATATTTGTCGAAAGTTTCTAGTTTTACTCAGGAAATATTTTCCGGGATTCGCGTCATAAAAGCCTATTCCTTAGAAAACCAGCATCAAAATAATATGGTAGATCTTGCCGAAGAAAGTAAACGAAAAAGTCTTGATCTTGCCAAAGTACAATCGCTTTTTGGCCCTTTAATGATCGCGCTTATCGGAATCAGTAATTTGGTTGTGATTTACTTTGGAGGCGTAATGTATATAAATGGAACAATTCCAAACATTGGAACCATTGCTGAGTTTATTTTATACGTTAATATGCTTACTTGGCCGGTTGCTTCTCTTGGATGGGTTTCATCGATGGTACAAGAAGCCGAAGCTTCTCAAAAACGTTTAAATGAATTTTTGAAAATCGAACCTGAAATCAAAAACAACAATCACAACTCATCAGAAATTAATGGCGAAATTGCTTTTCGAAATGTGAGTTTTACATATGAAGATACTAATATAGAAGCTTTAAAGAATGTCAGTTTTACTGTCAAAAAAGGCGAAACACTTGCTATTCTTGGAAAAACAGGTTCTGGAAAGTCTACAATATTATCATTGCTTTCCCGTTTATATGATGTTAGCGAGGGAGAAATCACAATTGACAACAAAGAAATCAGTACTTTAAATTTAAATGATCTTCGAAACAGTGTGGGTATTGTTCCTCAAGATGCGTTTTTATTTTCGGATACGATTAAAAACAATATCAAATTTGGAAATCAAAATGCAACTGATGAAGAAGTTATCGCAGCAGCCAAAAGCGCTGTTGTTCATGACAATATTATTGCATTTAACAAACAGTATGATACGATTTTAGGAGAAAGAGGAATCACACTTTCGGGCGGACAAAAACAGCGTGTTTCGATTGCAAGAGCGCTTATAAAAAACCCTGCAATTTTACTTTTTGACGATTGTTTGTCTGCTGTCGATACAGAAACTGAAGAAATCATCTTAAATAACTTATTTGAATTTTGTAAAAATAAAACTACAATTATTGTCAGTCATCGAGTTTCTTCGGCTAAAAATGCCGACAAAATCATCATTTTAGAAGATGGTGAAATAATCCAACAAGGCTCTCATAATCAATTGATAAATCAAGAAGGCTATTATGCAGCGTTATATTTAAAACAACTTTCGGAAAAAGAATTACTTTAA